One window from the genome of Aneurinibacillus sp. REN35 encodes:
- a CDS encoding xanthine dehydrogenase family protein molybdopterin-binding subunit, with the protein MAIGASVKRVEDRALLTGQGRYAGDIKLPDQCEAIVIRSPHAHAYVRSIRYDKAARMPGVLLVVTAADLPKDLQPIPMRLSPDEALAHALQYPLAKERVRYVGEPVVLLVAINRYVAEDAAEAVEIEYEPLTPLADTNCALASEAPLLHPLIASNDIFRIHSTKGSVDDVFARCPHILCEELYVQRHTGVPLETRGLVASYEANGRLTVYGATKVVHFNHQILSRLLRKDSSEIRYVETDVGGGFGPRGEFYPEDYLIPYAAIKLGRPVRWVEDRLEHLLATNHSREQKHHITVGFDDTGRIHALRDEIFVDTGAYIRTHGVTVPALTQAMLPGPYDIEALEFITHVVATNKTPTGTYRGPGRFEGTFVRERVIDMIARQLQLDPVTVRERNVVQPEQMPYTNGIAALGQIVEFDSGDYPHLLQQVRHAVDWGGFEHRKAEAASRGKLLGLGLAMFVEKSGLGPWEYAAIDILSNGDVCAKTGLADVGQGVKTMIAQVCGDQLGISYTRVRVVHGDTDTVKKGNGSFATRGTVMGGSAAWLAAASLKDRLLRTAARWYSLPVEKLMLCEDALIERESGCALLSYQELVARCYQEGVSLQEEYTFSAAHMTYPYGVHAAEVEIDKDTGCIRIPKYYIGYDIGRAINPMLVEGQLIGGMAQGLGGALYEDLRYDEAGQLLAGTFMDYLIPSATEVPDIDVDIFEHAPSPLNPLGVKGAGEGGTVAVAPALANAICDALAAYDFKITSLPIRPQTIRSAIRRMERGEKTSEVIS; encoded by the coding sequence GTGGCAATCGGAGCAAGCGTAAAGCGAGTGGAAGACCGTGCGCTGCTTACCGGACAAGGACGGTATGCAGGAGACATTAAGCTTCCAGATCAATGTGAGGCCATCGTGATCCGCAGTCCCCATGCACATGCGTATGTCCGCTCTATTCGATATGATAAGGCAGCTCGTATGCCAGGGGTTCTATTGGTTGTGACCGCTGCCGATTTGCCGAAGGATCTACAGCCCATCCCCATGCGGTTATCACCGGATGAAGCACTTGCGCATGCCTTGCAGTATCCGCTCGCCAAGGAACGAGTCCGGTATGTTGGCGAACCGGTGGTGCTGCTTGTCGCTATTAATCGTTATGTGGCTGAAGATGCGGCAGAGGCGGTTGAGATTGAATATGAGCCGCTTACACCGTTGGCTGACACGAATTGCGCTCTTGCAAGTGAGGCTCCACTCCTCCATCCATTGATCGCAAGCAACGATATCTTTCGCATTCATTCTACTAAAGGCTCTGTGGATGATGTATTTGCGAGGTGTCCCCATATTTTGTGCGAAGAGTTGTATGTGCAGCGCCATACAGGTGTGCCGCTAGAGACGCGAGGGCTGGTTGCTTCCTATGAGGCAAACGGCCGTTTGACGGTATATGGGGCGACGAAGGTTGTTCATTTTAACCATCAGATTCTCAGTCGCCTGCTTAGGAAGGATAGCAGTGAAATCCGGTACGTAGAAACGGATGTCGGGGGCGGATTCGGTCCGCGCGGTGAATTCTATCCAGAAGACTATTTAATCCCTTACGCTGCAATAAAGCTTGGTCGTCCGGTTCGTTGGGTGGAGGATCGACTCGAACATTTGCTTGCGACCAACCACTCGAGGGAGCAGAAGCATCATATTACGGTTGGCTTCGATGACACGGGGCGCATTCATGCGCTGCGCGATGAGATTTTCGTCGATACGGGCGCGTATATCCGCACGCACGGCGTCACCGTTCCAGCATTGACCCAGGCGATGCTCCCCGGTCCATATGATATCGAAGCGTTGGAATTCATCACACATGTTGTTGCAACAAATAAAACACCGACAGGCACCTACCGGGGGCCGGGTAGATTTGAGGGGACATTTGTCCGCGAGCGAGTTATCGATATGATTGCCCGTCAACTGCAGCTTGATCCGGTAACAGTACGGGAACGAAACGTCGTACAGCCGGAGCAGATGCCTTATACGAATGGGATTGCCGCACTTGGCCAAATTGTTGAGTTTGATAGCGGCGATTATCCGCACCTGCTGCAACAAGTGCGTCATGCCGTAGACTGGGGGGGATTTGAGCATCGGAAGGCGGAAGCGGCGTCAAGGGGAAAGCTGCTGGGTCTTGGCCTTGCGATGTTTGTGGAGAAGTCAGGGCTTGGTCCGTGGGAATATGCGGCCATCGACATTCTCAGCAATGGTGACGTATGTGCAAAAACTGGCCTTGCAGACGTTGGCCAAGGGGTGAAAACGATGATCGCTCAGGTGTGCGGCGACCAGCTTGGTATTTCATATACGAGAGTGCGCGTCGTACATGGTGATACGGATACGGTGAAAAAAGGAAACGGCTCCTTCGCTACACGGGGAACTGTGATGGGAGGCTCAGCTGCATGGTTAGCCGCCGCATCCCTGAAGGATCGATTGTTGCGCACAGCCGCCCGCTGGTACAGCCTGCCTGTAGAAAAGCTCATGCTGTGTGAGGATGCATTGATTGAGAGAGAGAGCGGATGCGCATTGCTCTCATATCAGGAATTGGTTGCCCGATGTTATCAAGAAGGTGTCAGCTTGCAGGAAGAATACACATTTTCTGCCGCTCATATGACGTATCCGTACGGTGTACACGCTGCTGAAGTAGAAATCGATAAGGATACCGGCTGCATTCGGATTCCAAAGTATTACATCGGCTATGATATCGGACGTGCCATTAATCCGATGCTGGTAGAAGGGCAGCTTATCGGCGGAATGGCGCAGGGATTGGGGGGTGCCTTATACGAGGATCTCCGCTATGACGAAGCGGGACAGCTGCTTGCAGGAACTTTTATGGATTACTTGATTCCAAGCGCTACGGAAGTGCCGGATATTGATGTGGATATCTTTGAGCATGCGCCCTCCCCGCTCAACCCGCTCGGGGTCAAGGGGGCAGGCGAAGGCGGAACCGTAGCGGTAGCGCCTGCATTGGCCAATGCGATATGTGATGCCCTTGCCGCTTACGATTTTAAAATTACTTCGCTGCCGATTCGGCCACAGACCATCCGTTCGGCCATTCGGCGTATGGAGCGCGGCGAGAAGACATCGGAGGTGATTTCATGA
- a CDS encoding nitrilase-related carbon-nitrogen hydrolase: MRIGVVQTNNAPGMAAVDANRRSNDQAIEALFNDGAQIIVLPECSNHQYVMHSQEDVRMYAETLDGPSVGRWHALASAHGGYIVGGIIERDEGVFYNTAVLVGPDGPIGHYRKVHRFNWEKEFLSAGNIGFPIFHIGELDINVGMLICYDLRFPEAVRSMALAQCDLLLVPTTWTSIGKAVLWDEQGYCLANYLALAHTYSNRMAIACADRAGKEGDVRYMGASIIVDSMSRVAAGPAAKYDADRLLADVDVSLSKDKRVGTHNDLLRDRCPQHYTLIS, encoded by the coding sequence ATGAGGATTGGTGTGGTTCAGACGAACAATGCACCGGGTATGGCCGCTGTTGATGCGAATCGACGGAGTAATGACCAAGCGATCGAAGCTCTATTCAATGATGGAGCCCAGATAATTGTACTGCCTGAATGCTCAAATCACCAATATGTTATGCACTCCCAAGAGGATGTTCGTATGTATGCGGAAACGCTGGATGGACCGAGCGTAGGTAGATGGCACGCTTTAGCATCCGCACATGGGGGCTATATTGTCGGTGGAATCATCGAGCGTGATGAAGGCGTTTTCTATAATACGGCCGTATTGGTCGGACCGGATGGACCCATCGGACATTATCGCAAGGTGCATCGTTTTAACTGGGAAAAAGAATTTCTGTCGGCTGGTAATATTGGATTTCCGATTTTTCACATCGGAGAATTGGATATAAATGTAGGGATGTTGATCTGCTATGATCTGCGCTTTCCTGAAGCTGTACGCTCTATGGCTCTTGCGCAGTGTGATCTTCTGCTTGTCCCGACTACATGGACCTCCATCGGCAAAGCGGTGCTGTGGGATGAGCAGGGGTATTGTCTGGCAAACTATCTGGCACTGGCTCATACGTACAGTAACCGGATGGCTATTGCGTGTGCAGACCGTGCGGGTAAAGAAGGGGATGTGCGGTACATGGGCGCAAGCATCATCGTTGATTCCATGTCGCGTGTAGCAGCAGGACCGGCCGCAAAATACGATGCGGACCGCCTGCTTGCGGATGTGGATGTGTCATTGTCTAAAGACAAGCGTGTCGGGACTCATAATGATCTGCTAAGAGACCGCTGTCCGCAACACTATACGCTGATTAGTTAA
- a CDS encoding SRPBCC family protein encodes MNVAGEVVVKAPKENVWKALNDPETLKKATPGCKSLTEVEPDRYKAEISVGIAAVRGDYESTIAILDKVEPDRYRLIMNANSPVGFVEGDAIVELMYEDAKTYIKYDGTAQVGGKVAGVGQRMLSGVAKMIVKDFFKKIAKETKTQVQ; translated from the coding sequence ATGAATGTGGCTGGTGAAGTAGTTGTAAAGGCACCAAAGGAAAATGTATGGAAGGCATTGAACGATCCGGAAACATTAAAAAAGGCGACCCCCGGGTGTAAATCATTGACCGAGGTGGAGCCAGATCGCTACAAGGCAGAGATCAGTGTGGGGATTGCAGCCGTGCGGGGCGACTATGAATCTACCATCGCAATTCTCGATAAAGTTGAGCCAGACCGCTACCGCCTTATCATGAATGCGAACAGCCCTGTCGGATTTGTCGAGGGTGATGCGATTGTAGAGTTGATGTATGAAGATGCTAAAACATACATCAAGTATGATGGTACAGCACAGGTAGGCGGTAAGGTGGCCGGTGTAGGTCAGCGCATGCTCTCGGGCGTAGCCAAAATGATTGTCAAAGATTTCTTCAAAAAAATTGCAAAGGAAACAAAGACGCAGGTTCAGTAA
- a CDS encoding cyclase family protein, with amino-acid sequence MARLVDLTMPWGPDVQPLDGHPAITFTPITTHEIERRSNTEVLFSIHTGTHIDSPYHFFADGKTIEQIPLDVFIGPALLVDLRQVAAPNHEITLEELKSVGGLTEELVRGKRLVLWGDWAAKHWKSKELYENNPYLSQEAATWLRDAGVVAVGLDFAVDGAAPYPNHPILLGNEIPLIENLVNLDAIDAREFTLIALPLPVVGGDGSPARVVARIEE; translated from the coding sequence ATGGCTAGATTGGTTGATTTGACGATGCCGTGGGGGCCGGACGTGCAGCCGCTCGACGGACACCCGGCTATCACGTTTACACCGATTACCACCCATGAGATAGAGCGGCGTTCTAATACGGAAGTGTTATTTAGTATTCATACCGGTACCCATATTGATTCCCCCTATCATTTCTTTGCGGATGGAAAAACCATTGAACAGATTCCGCTAGATGTATTCATTGGTCCCGCTTTGCTGGTAGATTTGCGGCAGGTGGCAGCTCCAAATCATGAGATTACGCTTGAAGAGTTGAAATCTGTAGGAGGGCTGACGGAGGAGTTGGTACGGGGAAAGCGGCTCGTGTTATGGGGGGATTGGGCTGCGAAGCATTGGAAATCGAAGGAGTTGTATGAGAATAATCCGTATTTATCGCAGGAAGCGGCAACGTGGCTTCGCGACGCGGGTGTCGTAGCCGTAGGGTTGGATTTTGCGGTGGATGGTGCCGCTCCGTACCCAAACCACCCGATCTTATTAGGCAATGAGATTCCTTTGATTGAGAATCTGGTGAATTTAGATGCGATTGATGCGCGTGAATTCACTTTGATTGCGCTGCCTCTGCCTGTCGTAGGCGGAGACGGATCTCCGGCGCGTGTTGTGGCGAGAATCGAAGAGTGA
- a CDS encoding VOC family protein, translating to MAVKKLDHIGIIVSDLDEAVETYERVLGLTVDRIEDYGEGLLSIAFLPLGDVLLELIQPLKPGSDAWDFLQRQGEGIEHLAFAVDDLHTEWHRVLAKGIPVTDTKPRPGASNTQICFLQREALRGVLGEFVAPSVQKTYKA from the coding sequence TTGGCAGTAAAGAAGCTTGATCACATTGGAATTATTGTATCGGATCTGGATGAAGCGGTTGAGACGTATGAACGCGTGCTAGGGCTTACCGTCGACCGTATTGAAGATTATGGAGAAGGATTGCTATCCATTGCGTTTCTTCCGCTTGGTGATGTGCTGCTAGAGTTAATCCAGCCTCTAAAGCCGGGCAGTGATGCGTGGGATTTTTTGCAGCGACAAGGCGAAGGGATTGAACACCTGGCATTTGCTGTCGATGATCTGCATACCGAATGGCATCGTGTCTTGGCTAAGGGGATTCCTGTGACTGATACGAAGCCTAGACCGGGTGCTAGCAATACGCAGATATGTTTTTTGCAGCGCGAGGCACTGCGTGGTGTGCTAGGTGAATTTGTCGCACCGTCCGTTCAGAAGACATATAAAGCATAG
- a CDS encoding (2Fe-2S)-binding protein translates to MADHLITTKTSASTGSKLKSITLTINGEEYTVWVEPRMLLSDVIRDELGLTGTHVGCEHGICGACTILVDHRPARSCLMFAVQADGAEVMTVEGLAQADGSLHPLQDAFWEKHGLQCGFCTPGMLMSAYHFLKENPHPSREEIRDGISGNLCRCTGYQSIVDAVEHAARVMRQGKG, encoded by the coding sequence ATGGCTGATCATTTGATAACGACAAAAACGTCTGCTAGTACAGGCAGCAAACTCAAAAGCATCACATTAACGATTAATGGAGAGGAGTATACCGTCTGGGTAGAACCACGTATGCTTCTCTCCGATGTAATTCGTGACGAGCTTGGCCTAACGGGTACACATGTCGGATGTGAGCATGGCATCTGCGGTGCATGTACGATCCTAGTCGATCATCGCCCGGCTCGTTCCTGTCTGATGTTTGCGGTACAGGCGGACGGTGCCGAGGTGATGACGGTGGAAGGGCTTGCCCAAGCGGACGGTTCACTGCATCCGCTTCAAGATGCTTTCTGGGAGAAGCATGGGTTGCAGTGCGGATTTTGTACGCCGGGCATGCTGATGTCAGCCTATCATTTTCTTAAAGAAAATCCGCATCCGTCTCGGGAAGAGATTCGTGACGGCATCTCCGGCAATCTGTGCCGCTGTACCGGCTATCAATCCATTGTTGATGCGGTAGAGCATGCCGCGCGAGTTATGCGGCAGGGGAAGGGGTGA
- a CDS encoding xanthine dehydrogenase family protein molybdopterin-binding subunit, giving the protein MKTLGQPLKRKIDPRLVRGEGRYIADLRIPGTLSVAFLRSPHAHARITEMKLDAARHLPGVVAVFGPEDGEAFPSLPLLFPHGNLTPVTQRPFNWTVHHVGEPVAMVIAENRYIAEDALDMIDIAYKALPAIAQLEDAVREDAALAHEHLPSNEAAHFVQTVGDAESAMKTADVIVRHRFKIGRVSCLPIETRGMLAHWHDSGGMESHLEVYATTQNQHEMRNILAKLLGLSENQVRVIAPDVGGAFGAKAPFYAEDFLVCWASCKLGMPVRWIEDRMEHMMASIHEREQVHEAALGVTWDGEIVAVTDTMLANTGAYVPWGIIVPLMTSTLIPGPYKVPNYLCDVTVLYTNTMPHAPFRGAGRPQAALILNRLLDQAAEKLGMDPVEIRRKNLIQADAFPYRTGLLSRDGTPQVYDSGDYPRLLDEVVHNSSYHEWRVRQKEYRKQGRHIGIGIACAIENTGFGSFEGATVRVEADGDVTVITGAASQGQGHETTLAQVASEVLDVPLARVTVRQGDTKLIPYGTGTFASRIATITGTAIYRAAQAVREKALRIAAHMLQAEEEELELESGVIRRKHHPSDEVTLGEVAREARGVYPGTTYSLPVSPGLEATDYFAPKAAAISSMADIAVVEVDMESYRINVLHYTSMHDCGRLLNPLVVNGQMQGGIINGLGTALFEEVIYDKQGQLLTSTLMDYLVPSATESPEMMIGHIETPSPLNPLGAKGAGESGTIPVPAVIQSAVEDALRPWGIKINEIPVKPSYLRALMHKKRDG; this is encoded by the coding sequence ATGAAGACGCTTGGACAGCCGCTGAAGCGAAAAATTGATCCGCGGCTTGTACGCGGGGAAGGACGCTATATCGCCGATCTTCGGATTCCGGGTACGTTGAGCGTCGCGTTTTTACGCAGTCCGCATGCGCATGCACGTATAACGGAGATGAAGCTGGATGCAGCTCGTCATTTGCCAGGCGTAGTGGCCGTATTCGGACCGGAGGATGGAGAGGCATTTCCATCTCTGCCGCTTCTTTTTCCCCACGGGAATCTGACGCCAGTTACACAGCGGCCGTTTAATTGGACGGTGCACCATGTGGGCGAGCCGGTGGCGATGGTGATTGCGGAGAATCGTTATATTGCCGAAGACGCGCTCGATATGATTGACATTGCGTATAAGGCTCTGCCCGCCATAGCCCAGCTAGAAGATGCTGTACGTGAAGACGCAGCGCTTGCGCATGAGCATCTGCCCTCCAATGAGGCCGCACACTTTGTTCAGACGGTTGGCGATGCTGAATCGGCAATGAAAACGGCCGACGTGATTGTACGACACCGTTTTAAAATCGGCAGGGTTAGCTGCCTGCCAATTGAGACGAGAGGCATGCTTGCCCATTGGCATGACAGCGGCGGCATGGAGTCGCATCTTGAAGTTTATGCCACAACGCAAAATCAGCACGAAATGCGCAACATTCTTGCCAAGCTGCTTGGTCTCTCTGAAAATCAAGTCCGTGTCATCGCACCGGATGTGGGCGGTGCATTTGGAGCAAAGGCACCTTTTTATGCAGAAGACTTTCTTGTGTGTTGGGCCTCCTGCAAGCTTGGTATGCCTGTGCGCTGGATCGAGGATCGGATGGAGCATATGATGGCATCGATTCATGAGCGGGAGCAGGTACATGAGGCTGCGCTTGGCGTTACTTGGGACGGAGAAATTGTCGCGGTAACAGATACGATGCTTGCCAATACAGGCGCCTATGTTCCCTGGGGAATTATCGTGCCTTTGATGACCTCTACGCTCATTCCTGGCCCGTATAAAGTTCCGAATTATTTGTGTGATGTCACGGTTCTATACACCAATACAATGCCGCATGCTCCTTTCCGCGGCGCCGGCCGGCCGCAAGCTGCGCTGATTCTTAACAGGCTGCTCGATCAGGCGGCAGAAAAGCTTGGGATGGACCCGGTAGAGATCCGGCGTAAGAATCTGATCCAAGCGGATGCATTTCCGTATCGCACGGGCCTTCTATCGCGTGATGGTACACCGCAAGTATATGACAGCGGAGATTATCCAAGGCTTCTCGATGAAGTTGTACACAACAGCAGCTACCATGAATGGAGAGTACGGCAGAAGGAGTATCGGAAGCAGGGCCGCCATATCGGCATCGGGATAGCATGTGCCATTGAAAACACAGGATTTGGATCATTTGAAGGCGCCACGGTTCGTGTGGAGGCGGATGGAGATGTCACGGTAATTACCGGCGCTGCTTCGCAAGGACAAGGACATGAGACAACGTTGGCACAAGTGGCGTCTGAAGTGCTTGATGTACCGCTTGCACGGGTCACAGTCCGACAAGGGGACACGAAGCTTATTCCCTATGGTACCGGTACGTTCGCAAGCCGTATCGCAACGATTACTGGTACGGCCATCTATCGTGCTGCGCAAGCGGTGAGAGAAAAGGCGCTGCGGATTGCCGCTCACATGCTGCAGGCAGAAGAGGAAGAACTTGAGCTTGAGAGTGGCGTCATTCGCCGCAAACATCATCCTTCCGATGAAGTTACGCTGGGTGAAGTGGCCCGCGAAGCAAGGGGCGTCTATCCCGGTACAACCTATTCACTTCCCGTATCTCCGGGTCTTGAAGCAACGGATTATTTTGCCCCAAAAGCGGCGGCAATTTCGTCAATGGCCGATATTGCCGTTGTGGAAGTCGATATGGAGTCATACAGGATCAACGTACTTCATTATACATCCATGCATGATTGCGGTCGTCTGCTGAATCCGCTTGTAGTCAACGGACAGATGCAGGGTGGTATTATCAATGGCTTGGGTACCGCGCTATTTGAAGAAGTCATCTATGACAAGCAGGGACAGCTTTTGACGAGTACGTTAATGGATTACCTGGTTCCTTCCGCTACGGAGAGTCCCGAAATGATGATCGGTCATATCGAGACGCCGTCTCCGCTAAATCCATTAGGTGCTAAGGGGGCGGGTGAGAGCGGTACCATTCCTGTGCCTGCGGTCATTCAATCCGCTGTCGAAGATGCGCTGCGGCCGTGGGGTATAAAAATTAATGAGATTCCGGTTAAGCCTTCCTATCTTCGTGCGCTTATGCATAAGAAGAGAGATGGTTGA
- a CDS encoding SDR family oxidoreductase yields MNLGLEGKVVLITGGSKGIGRQTALTFAKEGASVALVARNGEDLEKAKDTLQGEVPQADVLTIQADLQQEAGAVDAVQKTVEYFGKIDVLINCAGAAPGGLLLELTEEDWDFAMGLKFRGYVRMAKATIPQFLKQKHGVIVNVVGNDGVKPSWWELTGTAVNAADLAVMTALGNQYGNDNIRINCVNPGPVDTGRWETLTEAYARDVKISVEEANEAASKSMPFGRIATAAEVADVVVFLASDRASFVHNSVVNIDGGQMKDILDRKQQRLTVAAE; encoded by the coding sequence ATGAATCTAGGACTAGAGGGCAAAGTGGTACTTATCACTGGGGGAAGCAAAGGGATTGGCCGCCAGACGGCGCTTACATTTGCAAAAGAAGGTGCGTCGGTAGCATTAGTGGCGCGCAATGGTGAGGATTTGGAGAAAGCCAAGGACACGCTGCAAGGCGAAGTGCCGCAGGCGGATGTATTGACGATTCAGGCCGATCTGCAGCAGGAGGCCGGTGCGGTCGATGCGGTCCAGAAAACAGTCGAGTATTTCGGGAAAATCGATGTGTTAATCAACTGTGCAGGTGCCGCTCCGGGTGGATTGCTGCTTGAGCTGACGGAAGAGGATTGGGATTTTGCCATGGGGCTTAAATTCCGTGGGTACGTCCGTATGGCGAAAGCAACCATTCCACAGTTCCTTAAGCAAAAACATGGGGTGATTGTTAACGTAGTTGGAAATGACGGTGTTAAACCGTCCTGGTGGGAGCTGACCGGTACGGCAGTCAATGCGGCGGATTTGGCAGTGATGACGGCGCTAGGAAATCAATACGGCAACGATAATATTCGCATCAACTGTGTAAATCCTGGTCCTGTCGATACGGGTCGTTGGGAGACGCTGACTGAAGCGTATGCGCGGGATGTGAAGATTAGCGTTGAGGAAGCGAATGAAGCCGCAAGCAAATCCATGCCGTTTGGCCGGATTGCTACAGCTGCAGAGGTAGCGGATGTTGTCGTATTCCTCGCCTCAGATCGCGCAAGCTTCGTCCATAACTCAGTAGTCAACATTGACGGCGGGCAGATGAAGGACATATTAGACCGTAAGCAGCAGCGATTGACCGTCGCGGCGGAGTAA
- a CDS encoding FAD binding domain-containing protein → MKPAAFDYYTPHTLDEALELIEKYGYDAKILAGGQSLIPTMNMRLARPQVLVDIGRLHDLTYIRAADTDVQVGATTPHYQIEQSAEIARVCPMLSEGIRLVGHSQIRSRGTVGGSLVHADPTAELPVILRTLGGAVTLASLAGERTVAAEEFFFTYMTTTIEPNEMLVATSFPKITPRTGHAIEEFALRKGDFAIVLAAASVTLDEAGKMKSVSIGLGGVDGAPIRLEDIEDELEDTEPDSDWIAECCESIRDEIDPEPDIHASVEYRKDLSVTLSRRVIEKAVARAKEQYSYA, encoded by the coding sequence ATGAAGCCGGCAGCTTTTGACTACTACACACCGCATACGCTGGATGAAGCGCTCGAATTGATAGAGAAGTACGGATATGATGCAAAAATTCTCGCTGGCGGACAAAGTCTTATTCCCACGATGAATATGCGGCTGGCACGTCCGCAGGTGCTGGTCGATATTGGTAGGCTGCATGATCTTACTTATATCCGGGCTGCCGATACCGATGTGCAGGTGGGTGCTACCACACCTCACTATCAGATCGAGCAGTCCGCAGAGATTGCAAGAGTATGTCCGATGCTGTCTGAAGGAATCCGGCTGGTTGGTCATTCACAGATTCGTTCCCGTGGAACGGTCGGCGGCAGTCTGGTTCATGCGGACCCGACGGCGGAACTTCCGGTGATTCTGCGTACGTTAGGAGGCGCGGTTACGTTAGCCTCGCTTGCAGGGGAGCGGACGGTTGCGGCGGAAGAATTCTTTTTCACGTATATGACGACGACAATCGAGCCCAATGAAATGCTTGTAGCTACTAGCTTTCCGAAAATTACCCCCCGCACAGGTCATGCGATTGAGGAGTTTGCGCTGCGCAAGGGAGACTTCGCCATTGTCCTGGCGGCAGCCTCCGTTACGCTTGATGAAGCGGGCAAGATGAAGTCGGTGAGTATCGGCTTAGGCGGTGTAGATGGTGCGCCCATTCGCTTGGAGGATATAGAGGATGAACTAGAGGATACTGAGCCTGACAGCGATTGGATTGCTGAATGCTGTGAAAGTATTCGAGATGAGATCGATCCGGAGCCGGATATTCATGCCAGCGTGGAGTATCGCAAGGATTTGAGCGTCACATTGAGTCGGCGTGTCATCGAAAAAGCGGTAGCGCGTGCGAAAGAGCAGTACAGCTACGCATAG
- a CDS encoding MFS transporter, with the protein MSSDHTKPVSFRKIFVVAGLSWVFDAMDVGIISFIAAALIEEWYLTPTEAGWIGSINAIGMLIGAVVAGSLADRIGRNKVLMYTVLLFSVASGLAALSTTFAVFLVLRFIIGLGLGGELPVASTLVSEHVPAHKRGRMVVLLESFWAVGWILSAVIAYFIMPYWGWRSALVIGALPALLAIYMRWGLPDSPSFHNRDKKKTTIWKNIKAVWSPKYARATAMLWILWLFVMFSYHGMFLWLPSIMVMKGFGLIKSFGYVLLMTLTQLPGFFSAAWLVEKIGRKFVLVTYLLFAAISAFFFGTAETLPVLIASGMALSFFYLGVTGTTYAYTTDHYDSDIRATASGLANAAGRIGAIIGPLAVGYMVAAKVSFTIIFSIFFVSCLIAALNVLILGKETRVRAPYFEEVEGQEQTEEKEIVTVKNTM; encoded by the coding sequence GTGAGTTCCGATCATACAAAACCAGTGTCCTTTCGCAAGATATTTGTCGTCGCGGGACTTAGTTGGGTATTTGATGCCATGGATGTCGGGATTATCTCCTTTATCGCTGCTGCGTTGATCGAAGAGTGGTATTTGACGCCGACAGAAGCTGGCTGGATTGGCAGTATTAACGCAATCGGCATGCTGATCGGGGCGGTGGTAGCTGGATCGCTCGCTGATCGGATTGGACGTAATAAAGTATTGATGTACACCGTGCTGTTATTTTCTGTTGCCAGCGGGCTTGCGGCACTATCGACCACCTTTGCCGTGTTTTTGGTGCTACGGTTTATTATCGGCCTTGGTCTGGGGGGAGAGCTTCCTGTCGCATCGACGCTCGTATCCGAACACGTTCCGGCACATAAGCGAGGCCGTATGGTCGTTCTGCTGGAGAGTTTCTGGGCGGTTGGCTGGATATTATCAGCGGTGATTGCCTACTTCATTATGCCGTATTGGGGCTGGCGCTCGGCGCTGGTTATTGGAGCGCTGCCTGCACTGCTGGCGATCTACATGCGCTGGGGCCTGCCGGATTCTCCCTCTTTTCACAACAGGGATAAGAAGAAAACTACAATATGGAAAAACATAAAAGCTGTATGGTCGCCTAAATATGCTCGTGCTACTGCGATGCTGTGGATTCTCTGGCTGTTCGTTATGTTTTCCTATCATGGTATGTTTCTGTGGCTGCCATCCATTATGGTAATGAAGGGCTTTGGACTGATTAAAAGCTTTGGTTATGTCTTATTGATGACGCTTACACAGCTTCCGGGATTTTTTAGTGCCGCATGGCTGGTTGAGAAGATCGGGCGTAAATTCGTGCTTGTTACGTATTTGTTATTTGCCGCAATAAGCGCGTTTTTCTTCGGAACGGCAGAGACGCTTCCTGTCCTTATCGCATCCGGTATGGCGTTGTCTTTCTTCTATCTAGGTGTTACCGGAACAACATATGCATATACGACCGATCACTATGATTCGGACATTCGGGCCACAGCTTCAGGCTTGGCGAATGCCGCCGGACGCATCGGGGCGATTATCGGGCCGCTTGCTGTAGGTTATATGGTAGCAGCTAAAGTATCATTTACGATCATTTTCTCTATCTTCTTCGTATCCTGTCTGATTGCGGCACTCAATGTCCTGATTCTGGGCAAAGAAACACGCGTGCGAGCCCCGTACTTTGAAGAGGTGGAAGGACAGGAGCAGACGGAAGAAAAAGAGATCGTAACGGTAAAAAACACGATGTAA